A DNA window from Thermogemmata fonticola contains the following coding sequences:
- a CDS encoding MBL fold metallo-hydrolase translates to MEHREHAETRLTTPTVTFWGAAGDVTGSMHVLRVGRQDYLLDCGLHHGRSLEARLRNSRFPFHPQQIRAVLLSHAHIDHCGNLPTLVRQGFRGLIYCTPATADLLPVMLADAARIQEEDAAFLNHARHFVEPLVEPLYTQRDVEWTLRQVKPVPYGREVELGPHARFHFLEAGHILGAAICHLVLQGPQREHHLVFSGDLGRRGLPLLRPTSPLPPADVLICESTYGDRRHPSFSETVERLYEVIRQTVARGGKVLIPAFSLGRIQLIIYVLQLGLRQQAFPRVPIYVDSPLARQVAEVYRAHTDCLAPDVAEAIRQGRGLLGGDGIHYVEDFQFSLRLASQPGSSVILASSGMCDAGRIQHHLKQLIDDPRCSLVLVSYQAEGTLGRRLLEPRPTVTFQGRTWNKWIDIIHLDGFSAHADRDDFEAYLRPLVGRLHKIRLIHGERSQAETLAQHLRQLGFPDVEVPWPGDQVTVDPLPSSPSLH, encoded by the coding sequence ATGGAACACAGGGAACATGCTGAAACTCGTCTCACCACGCCGACAGTGACCTTCTGGGGAGCCGCGGGGGATGTCACCGGTTCCATGCATGTGTTGCGTGTCGGCCGGCAGGATTACTTGCTCGATTGCGGCCTGCATCATGGACGGAGCCTGGAAGCCCGCCTGCGGAACAGCCGCTTCCCCTTCCATCCCCAGCAAATCCGGGCCGTCCTGCTGAGCCATGCCCACATCGACCACTGCGGCAACCTCCCTACGCTTGTCCGCCAAGGGTTCCGCGGTTTGATCTATTGTACACCTGCCACCGCCGACCTTTTGCCGGTGATGCTCGCCGATGCCGCCCGCATTCAGGAAGAGGACGCCGCTTTCCTCAATCATGCCCGGCACTTCGTGGAACCTCTGGTCGAACCCCTCTATACCCAGCGGGACGTTGAGTGGACACTTAGACAGGTCAAGCCGGTACCCTATGGCCGGGAGGTGGAACTCGGTCCTCACGCCCGCTTCCACTTTCTGGAGGCCGGGCACATCCTCGGCGCGGCCATCTGCCACTTGGTCCTCCAGGGGCCGCAGCGGGAACATCACCTGGTTTTCAGCGGAGACCTGGGCCGGCGCGGCTTGCCCCTGTTGCGGCCGACTAGCCCCTTGCCCCCCGCCGATGTCCTCATCTGCGAGAGCACCTACGGCGACCGGCGCCACCCGTCCTTTTCCGAAACCGTCGAACGGCTCTATGAGGTCATCCGGCAAACGGTCGCGCGCGGCGGCAAGGTGCTCATCCCCGCCTTCAGCCTGGGCCGCATCCAACTGATCATTTACGTCCTTCAGCTCGGCTTACGCCAGCAAGCCTTCCCGCGCGTTCCCATCTACGTCGACAGTCCGCTGGCCCGGCAGGTGGCGGAAGTCTATCGGGCGCACACCGATTGCCTGGCCCCGGATGTGGCCGAAGCCATCCGGCAAGGACGCGGCTTACTCGGCGGCGACGGCATCCACTACGTCGAGGATTTCCAGTTCAGCCTGCGCCTGGCCTCTCAACCCGGCTCCTCCGTCATCCTCGCCTCCAGCGGCATGTGCGATGCCGGACGCATCCAGCACCACCTCAAGCAACTCATCGACGATCCCCGCTGCTCCCTCGTTCTGGTCAGCTATCAAGCGGAAGGCACCCTGGGCCGGCGCCTCCTCGAACCCCGCCCCACCGTCACCTTCCAGGGCCGCACCTGGAACAAGTGGATCGACATCATCCACCTCGACGGCTTCAGTGCTCACGCCGACCGCGACGACTTTGAAGCCTACCTCCGCCCGTTGGTCGGACGCCTCCACAAAATCCGCCTCATCCACGGCGAACGCTCCCAAGCGGAAACCCTCGCCCAGCACCTGCGGCAACTCGGCTTTCCCGATGTCGAAGTACCCTGGCCCGGCGACCAGGTCACCGTCGATCCCCTCCCTTCCTCCCCCTCGCTACATTGA
- the sucD gene encoding succinate--CoA ligase subunit alpha, giving the protein MSILVDASTRVICQGITGKAGTFHTDQCLLYGTQFVGGVTPGRGGTTWRGPQSGRELPVFNTVAEAVRKTGATASMVFVPPAGAADAILEAADAGIRVIVAITEGIPVLDMARAKRWLASNTPHVRLIGPNCPGIITPGQCKIGIMPGYIHTPCAPGQAGVGVISRSGTLTYEAVFQLSRLGLPQSTCVGIGGDPIPGTTQVELLEMFEKDEGTSAILLIGEIGGDAEERAAAYAARHVTKPLAAFIAGQTAPPGRRMGHAGAIISGGSGGAAGKIAALRQAGFEVAATPAEMGAAVQKALSRRQHSA; this is encoded by the coding sequence ATGAGCATATTGGTGGATGCCAGCACGCGTGTGATTTGCCAGGGGATCACCGGGAAGGCGGGCACGTTTCACACGGATCAGTGTCTGCTGTACGGGACGCAATTTGTCGGCGGAGTGACGCCGGGACGGGGCGGGACAACCTGGCGGGGTCCGCAATCGGGCCGGGAGTTGCCGGTGTTCAACACCGTGGCGGAAGCGGTGCGCAAGACCGGGGCGACGGCCAGCATGGTCTTCGTCCCTCCCGCCGGCGCGGCGGATGCCATCCTGGAGGCGGCGGACGCCGGCATCCGCGTGATCGTGGCCATCACGGAGGGCATTCCCGTCCTGGACATGGCGCGGGCCAAGCGCTGGCTGGCGAGCAACACGCCGCACGTCCGGCTCATCGGCCCCAATTGTCCGGGGATCATCACGCCGGGGCAATGCAAGATCGGAATCATGCCAGGTTATATTCACACGCCTTGTGCTCCCGGTCAGGCGGGCGTCGGCGTGATCAGCCGTTCGGGAACCCTGACCTACGAGGCGGTTTTTCAACTCAGCCGCCTGGGCCTGCCGCAATCGACGTGCGTGGGGATCGGGGGCGATCCGATTCCCGGCACGACGCAGGTGGAGCTGCTGGAGATGTTCGAGAAGGACGAGGGCACGTCGGCGATCCTGTTGATCGGGGAGATTGGCGGAGACGCCGAGGAACGTGCCGCCGCCTACGCCGCCCGCCACGTGACCAAGCCGTTGGCCGCCTTTATCGCAGGTCAGACTGCACCGCCGGGACGCCGCATGGGACATGCCGGGGCCATCATCTCCGGCGGCAGTGGTGGAGCGGCCGGCAAAATTGCGGCCCTGCGCCAGGCCGGCTTTGAGGTGGCCGCAACACCCGCCGAGATGGGCGCTGCCGTCCAGAAGGCGTTGTCCCGCCGCCAACACTCCGCCTGA
- a CDS encoding TIGR02996 domain-containing protein: MTEREALLAAIVREPEDDLPRLIYADWLEERGETAYAAFIRVQLRLTRGSGSLAERRSWERQQRELLLRHEEEWVQPLREVLNLPAGVWGGWVFRRGFAEYFHLPAAVLQRYGAALAARTPLRSLYVHPCSAPEFAELVRQPWFGQIAEVYAPQTLLHLPAVIALLDSPYTQRLRHLGVGGASGDVDDYWLHACRERFGVQLHRVIPQLPPARSRFYAA; the protein is encoded by the coding sequence ATGACCGAACGCGAGGCACTTTTGGCGGCGATCGTGAGGGAGCCGGAGGATGACCTGCCGCGCCTGATTTATGCCGACTGGCTGGAGGAGCGGGGCGAGACGGCCTACGCCGCATTCATTCGCGTGCAGTTGCGCTTGACCCGCGGTTCCGGCAGTTTGGCCGAGCGGCGGAGCTGGGAACGCCAGCAACGGGAGCTATTGCTGCGGCACGAGGAGGAGTGGGTGCAGCCTTTGCGGGAGGTGCTGAACCTGCCGGCGGGCGTGTGGGGCGGGTGGGTGTTCCGACGGGGTTTTGCCGAGTATTTTCATTTACCCGCCGCCGTGTTGCAGCGTTATGGTGCCGCCCTGGCCGCCCGGACACCGCTGCGCTCGCTTTACGTCCACCCCTGCTCGGCCCCGGAGTTTGCCGAGTTGGTCCGCCAGCCGTGGTTTGGGCAGATCGCCGAGGTGTACGCCCCGCAGACGTTGCTGCATCTGCCCGCGGTGATCGCCCTGCTGGACAGCCCCTACACGCAGCGGTTGCGGCATCTGGGGGTGGGGGGAGCCAGCGGGGATGTGGACGACTACTGGCTGCACGCCTGCCGGGAACGCTTCGGCGTTCAGCTCCACCGGGTCATTCCCCAGTTACCGCCGGCCCGTTCCCGCTTCTACGCCGCCTGA
- the fabG gene encoding 3-oxoacyl-ACP reductase FabG, with translation MIRYDFSGRVALVTGSSRGIGAAIATAFSAAGATTIVHYWNDPSGQNRRDAEELVQQLQAREQAPPVHLLAADVREAAEVEALMRQVQERCGGLDILVNNAGILRDRSLRKMTLEDWHAVLRTNLDGVFYCCKYAVDILREGGRIVNIASVAGLVGFHGQTNYAAAKAGVIGLTRVLAKELARRQITVNAVAPGVIQTAMLGELRPEVLAEYLKQIPVGRLGTPQDVAHAVLFLASDESSYITGQVLPVTGGWI, from the coding sequence ATGATCCGGTACGATTTCAGCGGGCGGGTGGCCCTGGTCACGGGCAGCTCGCGCGGGATTGGCGCGGCGATTGCCACGGCGTTTTCCGCCGCGGGAGCCACGACGATCGTGCATTATTGGAACGATCCCAGCGGGCAGAATCGGCGGGACGCTGAGGAGTTGGTCCAGCAGTTACAGGCCCGCGAGCAGGCGCCGCCGGTGCATCTGCTGGCCGCGGATGTGCGGGAAGCCGCGGAGGTCGAAGCCCTCATGCGGCAGGTGCAGGAGCGCTGCGGCGGCCTGGATATTCTAGTCAACAATGCCGGTATTCTCCGCGATCGCAGCCTGCGCAAAATGACCCTGGAGGACTGGCACGCCGTCCTGCGGACCAATCTCGACGGCGTCTTCTATTGCTGCAAGTATGCCGTGGACATCCTGCGGGAGGGGGGGCGGATTGTGAACATCGCCTCGGTGGCTGGACTTGTCGGCTTTCACGGCCAGACCAACTACGCCGCGGCGAAAGCTGGTGTCATCGGTCTGACACGCGTGTTGGCCAAGGAGCTGGCCCGGCGGCAGATCACCGTCAACGCCGTCGCCCCCGGCGTCATCCAAACCGCCATGCTCGGCGAACTCCGCCCGGAAGTCCTCGCCGAGTACCTCAAGCAAATCCCCGTGGGACGCCTCGGCACGCCCCAGGATGTCGCCCATGCCGTCCTGTTCCTCGCCAGCGACGAAAGCAGTTACATCACCGGCCAAGTCTTGCCCGTCACCGGCGGCTGGATCTGA
- the sucC gene encoding ADP-forming succinate--CoA ligase subunit beta gives MKIHEYQAKELLAAAGAPIPPHIVVRSGAEAANAFDALSGGGGVVVKAQVHAGGRGAGQLLGYPEKLGGVKFCPSREKAQQVAEAMLSHRLQTRQTGPEGVPIRTLIVQADAEPEREYYVAIVLDRAAGQPVLMACAEGGMEIEEVAARHPEKILKTPIAPEAGLQPFQARRLAYELGFSPEQVPQVEKVFQALARVYLEKDASLAEINPLAWTRKGQIMVLDAKIDFDDNALFRHPEIAALRDPEEENPLEVRAAQAHLNYIQLDGTIGCLVNGAGLAMATMDIIQYYGGQPANFLDVGGSVTPEGAVEAFRILLSDPKVRGVLVNVFGGIARCDLIAEALVQAGREVGFRVPVVVRLEGTNADKARQILAEAAAELPTLKTAPDLTSAAQMVVALSR, from the coding sequence ATGAAGATTCATGAGTATCAGGCCAAGGAGTTGCTGGCAGCGGCAGGAGCGCCGATTCCCCCGCATATTGTGGTGCGTAGTGGAGCCGAGGCGGCCAATGCCTTTGATGCGCTCAGTGGGGGCGGGGGCGTGGTTGTCAAGGCTCAGGTGCATGCGGGGGGCCGCGGCGCGGGGCAGTTGCTGGGTTATCCGGAGAAGCTGGGGGGGGTGAAGTTTTGCCCCAGCCGGGAGAAGGCGCAGCAGGTGGCGGAGGCGATGCTCAGCCATCGGTTGCAGACTCGGCAGACTGGTCCGGAAGGCGTGCCGATCCGCACTCTGATCGTTCAGGCCGATGCCGAGCCGGAACGAGAGTATTACGTGGCGATCGTTCTGGATCGTGCGGCGGGGCAACCGGTGCTGATGGCCTGTGCGGAAGGGGGCATGGAGATCGAGGAGGTGGCCGCCCGCCACCCGGAGAAGATTCTCAAGACCCCGATTGCTCCGGAGGCAGGATTGCAGCCGTTCCAGGCGCGGCGCTTGGCGTATGAGCTGGGTTTTTCCCCGGAGCAGGTGCCGCAGGTGGAGAAGGTCTTCCAGGCGCTGGCACGGGTCTATCTGGAGAAGGACGCCTCGCTGGCCGAGATCAATCCGCTGGCATGGACGCGCAAGGGCCAGATCATGGTGCTGGACGCCAAGATCGATTTTGATGACAACGCCTTGTTCCGGCATCCGGAGATAGCGGCGTTGCGGGACCCGGAGGAGGAAAACCCCCTGGAGGTACGGGCAGCGCAGGCTCATCTGAATTACATTCAGTTGGATGGGACGATCGGCTGCCTGGTCAACGGAGCGGGTTTGGCGATGGCCACGATGGACATCATCCAGTACTACGGGGGCCAGCCGGCGAATTTTCTGGATGTCGGCGGGAGCGTGACGCCGGAAGGGGCGGTGGAAGCCTTCCGCATCCTGCTGAGCGATCCGAAGGTTCGGGGCGTTCTGGTGAATGTGTTCGGCGGGATCGCGCGCTGCGATCTGATCGCGGAAGCGCTGGTTCAAGCGGGGCGGGAGGTGGGCTTCCGGGTTCCGGTGGTGGTGCGGCTGGAAGGAACCAATGCGGACAAGGCGCGGCAGATTCTGGCCGAAGCGGCGGCGGAACTGCCCACGCTCAAGACCGCACCGGACCTGACCAGCGCTGCCCAGATGGTGGTCGCCCTGAGCCGCTAA
- a CDS encoding metallophosphoesterase family protein yields MVRLLHFSDIHVTAAPRSKSWREWCNKRLMGWINIHLLGRGARLAQAGRLTRLLHTEILQRQPDAVIFSGDASLLGFPAELEEAARLLGLAENAPCPGVAVPGNHDYYVAAAARSGAFERLFAPWQCGLRLSQRPYPFACRIGPVWLIALHAARPHVGFWDASGSVGASQWQDLQKLCQKLDPGPRIAVCHYPLLTEQRRPEGWHRRLRDAADARRWIESCGISLWLHGHRHRWYYLDAGADLPCPTIGAGSATQRGRAGYLEYRLDGPGLHVLRRAYDPDTGTFRDAEQFQLVLRGLET; encoded by the coding sequence ATGGTGCGATTGCTGCACTTCAGCGATATTCACGTGACGGCGGCGCCGCGGAGCAAGAGCTGGCGGGAGTGGTGCAACAAGCGGCTGATGGGCTGGATCAACATCCATCTTTTGGGCCGGGGAGCGCGCCTGGCTCAAGCGGGGCGCCTGACCCGGCTGTTGCACACGGAAATCCTCCAGCGGCAGCCCGACGCCGTCATCTTCAGCGGGGATGCATCCCTCCTCGGTTTTCCGGCGGAACTGGAAGAAGCCGCTCGCCTGTTGGGACTGGCCGAGAATGCGCCCTGCCCCGGTGTCGCCGTACCGGGGAATCACGACTACTACGTGGCAGCGGCAGCACGATCCGGTGCCTTTGAACGCCTCTTTGCCCCCTGGCAATGCGGTCTCCGACTGTCCCAGCGCCCCTATCCCTTTGCCTGCCGCATAGGGCCGGTCTGGCTGATCGCCCTGCACGCGGCCCGCCCCCATGTCGGCTTCTGGGATGCCAGCGGCAGTGTGGGGGCTTCCCAGTGGCAGGACCTCCAAAAACTCTGCCAGAAGCTGGACCCTGGCCCGCGGATCGCCGTCTGCCATTACCCCCTGCTGACGGAACAACGCCGTCCCGAAGGCTGGCACCGCCGCCTGCGCGACGCCGCCGACGCCCGCCGTTGGATTGAGTCCTGCGGCATCAGCCTTTGGCTCCACGGCCACCGCCATCGCTGGTACTACCTGGATGCCGGCGCAGACCTCCCCTGCCCGACCATCGGAGCCGGCAGCGCCACCCAACGGGGACGGGCCGGCTATCTCGAATACCGCCTGGATGGCCCTGGGCTTCACGTCCTCCGCCGCGCCTATGATCCTGATACCGGCACCTTCCGCGATGCGGAACAGTTCCAGTTGGTCCTCCGCGGCCTCGAGACGTGA
- a CDS encoding Uma2 family endonuclease produces MSAPEDTDNIGAKPCPTPESDRSITTPTVLPSGSPPRPTPTPAGPREPDPFYPESDGIQYRWIVTIKENLDYLYRNDPNVFVAADNFIYPVRGDPSIRQAPDISVVFGRPKGDRPSYKVWEEDNIFPQVIFEIWSPSNREGDMARKRAFYRRYGAEEYYVYDPETHTLEIWLQNTGTDFREIMEPRSFISPRLGIRFELTPGEELRLYHPDGQPFLSVAELWQLREQLALAWETEKQRAEAEKQRAEAEKQRAEAERQRAEAEKQRAEAAERELQRLREWLRQKGLSTEEM; encoded by the coding sequence ATGTCCGCTCCAGAGGATACTGATAACATCGGGGCAAAACCATGCCCAACTCCAGAGAGTGACAGGTCCATAACGACGCCGACCGTTCTTCCGTCCGGATCCCCTCCGCGTCCGACACCGACCCCCGCCGGGCCGCGGGAACCCGATCCCTTCTACCCCGAATCGGACGGTATTCAGTATCGCTGGATTGTTACCATCAAGGAAAACCTGGACTATCTTTACCGCAATGATCCGAATGTCTTTGTTGCCGCGGATAACTTTATCTACCCGGTTAGGGGTGATCCGAGTATTCGCCAGGCTCCTGATATCTCCGTGGTTTTCGGCCGGCCCAAGGGAGATCGGCCCAGCTACAAGGTCTGGGAAGAAGACAACATTTTCCCGCAGGTGATCTTTGAAATCTGGTCGCCCAGTAACCGCGAAGGGGACATGGCCCGCAAGCGGGCTTTCTACCGCCGCTATGGCGCGGAGGAGTACTACGTGTACGATCCGGAAACGCACACGCTGGAAATCTGGCTCCAGAATACCGGCACGGATTTCCGGGAAATCATGGAGCCGCGCAGCTTCATCAGTCCGCGCCTGGGCATCCGCTTCGAGTTGACGCCGGGAGAAGAGCTGCGCCTTTACCACCCGGACGGCCAGCCTTTCCTGAGCGTCGCGGAACTCTGGCAATTGCGCGAGCAACTCGCCCTGGCCTGGGAAACGGAAAAACAACGCGCCGAAGCCGAAAAACAACGCGCCGAAGCCGAAAAACAACGCGCGGAGGCCGAGAGGCAGCGTGCCGAAGCCGAAAAACAACGGGCCGAGGCCGCCGAACGGGAATTGCAGCGTCTGCGCGAATGGCTCCGGCAAAAAGGCCTGTCCACCGAAGAAATGTAA
- the metG gene encoding methionine--tRNA ligase, with the protein MATWFQTTAIDYPNSRPHIGTAFEKLGADVQARYRRMEGFEVFFLMGNDENTVKVSKQAAQMGLDPQSYCDEMARQFRAVWDALDISYDIFIQTSSERHKQCCRKFIQKVYDNGYIYKGDYEGWYCSECEEFKTQKQYDEHQGMCPTHKIALIRRSEPCYYFRLSAFQERLLEHYQKHPEFIQPESRRNEIISLIQTEGLRDVNISRRGESWGIRMPFDPEFTIYVWFDALLTYITGIGYGDDEATFRKYWPANVHFIGKDITRFHCALWPAMLWAAGEEAPRQVFAHGFVYIKNEESGIVEKISKSLGNVIEPMEVISKFNREAFRYYFLRECPYPSDGEFSWSRFAEIYNSELANNLGNLLSRCLTLIWRNYAGALPGLVGQAPAAVVAAGSAAEFIAQVRQGVESYHYHQALQATLQHLLTPTNQYLEAQAPWKLVKTDPAAAAQVLARAVESLRVAAIVLKPFLPRTAAAIYESFNFQLPWDQVRYADAAEPEVLREDRRAAAPLVDGKPKPLFPRIELDSPPQSPKTSR; encoded by the coding sequence ATGGCCACCTGGTTTCAGACCACCGCGATCGACTATCCCAACAGCCGGCCCCACATCGGTACCGCGTTTGAAAAATTGGGGGCGGATGTCCAAGCCCGCTATCGCCGCATGGAAGGCTTCGAGGTGTTCTTCCTCATGGGCAATGACGAGAACACGGTCAAAGTCTCCAAGCAAGCGGCGCAGATGGGGCTGGACCCGCAGAGCTATTGCGATGAAATGGCCCGGCAGTTCCGCGCCGTCTGGGATGCCCTGGATATCAGCTACGATATCTTCATCCAAACCAGCAGTGAGCGCCATAAACAATGCTGCCGCAAATTCATCCAAAAAGTTTATGACAACGGCTACATCTACAAGGGGGACTACGAAGGCTGGTATTGTTCCGAATGTGAAGAGTTCAAAACCCAGAAGCAGTATGACGAACATCAGGGGATGTGCCCGACGCACAAGATCGCCCTGATTCGGCGGAGCGAGCCGTGCTACTATTTCCGCCTCTCAGCCTTCCAGGAGCGCCTGCTGGAGCACTATCAGAAGCATCCCGAATTCATTCAACCGGAAAGCCGGCGCAACGAGATCATCAGCCTGATCCAGACGGAGGGGTTGCGCGATGTGAACATCTCCCGGCGTGGGGAAAGCTGGGGGATCCGCATGCCCTTCGACCCGGAGTTTACCATCTACGTCTGGTTCGACGCGCTGCTGACGTACATCACGGGCATCGGTTACGGGGACGACGAGGCCACCTTCCGCAAGTACTGGCCGGCGAATGTGCACTTCATCGGCAAGGACATCACCCGCTTCCACTGCGCGCTGTGGCCGGCGATGCTCTGGGCGGCGGGCGAAGAGGCCCCCCGACAAGTCTTTGCCCACGGGTTTGTCTACATCAAAAATGAAGAATCCGGCATTGTGGAGAAAATCAGCAAATCTTTGGGGAATGTCATTGAGCCGATGGAGGTGATCTCCAAGTTCAATCGTGAGGCGTTCCGTTATTATTTTCTGCGGGAATGTCCGTATCCGTCCGATGGGGAGTTTTCCTGGTCTCGTTTTGCGGAGATTTATAATTCCGAGTTGGCGAACAATCTGGGGAACCTGCTGAGCCGCTGCCTGACGTTGATCTGGCGCAACTACGCGGGAGCGCTGCCGGGGTTGGTCGGTCAGGCGCCGGCGGCGGTGGTGGCGGCGGGATCAGCGGCGGAGTTCATCGCTCAGGTGCGGCAGGGGGTGGAAAGCTACCACTATCACCAGGCATTGCAAGCGACCTTGCAGCATCTGCTCACGCCGACGAATCAATATCTGGAAGCGCAGGCGCCGTGGAAGCTGGTCAAGACGGACCCCGCGGCGGCGGCCCAGGTGCTGGCCCGTGCCGTGGAGTCCCTGCGGGTGGCGGCGATTGTGCTCAAGCCGTTCCTCCCCCGCACGGCGGCGGCGATCTACGAGAGCTTCAATTTCCAGCTTCCCTGGGACCAGGTGCGCTATGCCGATGCGGCGGAACCGGAAGTGCTCCGGGAGGACCGGCGGGCCGCCGCCCCCCTGGTCGACGGCAAGCCCAAACCGCTGTTCCCCCGCATCGAGTTGGACAGTCCGCCTCAAAGTCCCAAGACTTCGCGGTAG
- a CDS encoding ArsC family (seleno)protein, translating to MTCQKAQEFLERAQVSVRESVNASKVRYGPQEALGLLPGISRLIVTRGQKVEQWDLRQEKPAEEELLRRLLGPSGNLRAPTARVGTTLIVGFQEAAYREVLGL from the coding sequence ATGACCTGCCAGAAGGCCCAGGAGTTCCTGGAGCGCGCGCAGGTTTCGGTGCGGGAAAGCGTCAATGCCAGCAAAGTCCGCTACGGTCCGCAGGAGGCGTTGGGATTGCTCCCTGGGATAAGCCGGCTGATTGTCACACGGGGGCAGAAGGTGGAGCAGTGGGACCTGCGGCAGGAGAAACCCGCGGAGGAGGAATTGCTCCGGCGTTTGCTCGGCCCTAGCGGCAATCTCCGCGCTCCCACCGCCCGCGTGGGGACGACTCTGATCGTCGGCTTCCAGGAGGCAGCCTACCGCGAAGTCTTGGGACTTTGA